A single window of Nicotiana sylvestris chromosome 3, ASM39365v2, whole genome shotgun sequence DNA harbors:
- the LOC104221568 gene encoding uncharacterized protein, protein MVLIPTLHQTTQSVSLEQMTPLVTPMTPVSLEQINNPNSYMNFLVWNCRGSHNPEFRHHFRSLLDNHRPVLAILLETHMHNHTRLSDDYNFTNMSQVSANGLMGGLVVLWNEEGIKVIEMRISDQEIHCMVQIIVVNNNLYNIFLKHTTQQAVEYTYLAAFTHKTNHKRKITKKIKWNPPNTNFYKLNTDGAYSANTVGIGGLIRNSKAEWILGFSGSAPHDSSTTAELYALTQGLKLAYENNIRPLEMEVDVKEVTMLLHTNNIAFSCMIIDCRYYLGQLGNPVVQYAYKEQNMVADQLAKAGHNFGNDYTPSVFEDVPTFVAQIFEKDKECLAGPPSCQGTA, encoded by the exons ATGGTCTTAATACCCACACTTCATCAGACTACTCAGTCAGTGAGTCTGGAGCAGATGACACCTCTTGTCACTCCAATGACTCCAGTTTCATTAGAGCAGATCAACAATCCTAATTCCTATATGAATTTCTTAGTCTGGAATTGTCGGGGATCACATAATCCTGAGTTTAGGCATCACTTTAGGTCCTTGTTGGATAATCATAGACCGGTGTTAGCAATTCTGCTTGAAACACACATGCATAATCATACAAGACTCAGTGATGACTACAATTTTACCAACATGTCACAAGTATCTGCTAATGGCCTAATGGGAGGATTAGTTGTGTTGTGGAATGAGGAGGGTATCAAGGTGATAGAGATGAGAATATCTGATCAAGAAATACACTGCATGGTCCAG ATTATTGTTGTAAACAATAATCTTTACAACATTTTTCTTAAACACACCACTCAACAAGCAGTTGAATACACCTACTTAGCTGCTTTTACACATAAGACTAATCATAAAAGGAAAATTACTAAAAAAATTAAATGGAATCCACCAAATACAAACTTCTATAAGCTCAATACAGATGGAGCATATTCAGCCAACACTGTGGGAATTGGAGGACTAATTAGAAATTCCAAAGCTGAATGGATATTGGGTTTCTCAGGATCTGCACCACATGACTCATCCACCACGGCAGAACTCTATGCATTAACTCAGGGCCTAAAATTGGCTTATGAAAATAACATAAGGCCACTGGAGATGGAGGTGGATGTAAAGGAAGTTACCATGCTATTACATACTAATAATATTGCATTTTCATGCATGATTATTGATTGCAGGTACTATCTGGGACAGCTAGGTAATCCTGTAGTACAATATGCGTACAAAGAACAAAACATGGTAGCAGATCAGCTAGCAAAGGCAGGCCACAATTTTGGAAATGACTATACGCCAAGTGTGTTTGAAGATGTTCCAACTTTTGTTGCGCAAATTTTTGAGAAAGACAAGGAATGTTTGGCAGGACCTCCATCATGCCAAGGAACTGCTTGA